In Nostoc sp. UHCC 0926, a single genomic region encodes these proteins:
- the hisD gene encoding histidinol dehydrogenase has product MLRIITQQADVRAELQRICDRTHDEQVVHKEATVREVLQAVKRQGDKAVLHYTAEFDKQTLKAEELRVTGSELDAAYQQVSKELLDAIRLAYRQIEAFHRQRVPKSWVHFGDDEIVLGKRYTPVDRAGLYVPGGRAAYPSTVLMNAIPAHVAAVPHVVMVTPPGSGGAINPAVLVAAQEAGVQEIYRIGGAQAIAALAYGTETIPKVNVITGPGNIYVTLAKKLVYGIVGIDSLAGPSEVLVIADETANPVHVAADLLAQAEHDPMAAAILLTTDAALAKNVQLALERQLVDHPRRIDTEKAIAHYGLIILVESLQAAAELSNEFAPEHLELEVKDPWALLPQIRHAGAIFLGYSTPEAVGDYLAGPNHTLPTSGAARYASALGVETFLKHSSIIQYSQAALQNVASAIDVLATAEGLPSHADSVRRRIQQE; this is encoded by the coding sequence ATGCTGCGAATCATTACTCAGCAGGCAGACGTCAGAGCAGAACTACAACGGATCTGCGATCGCACCCATGACGAACAGGTGGTTCACAAAGAAGCAACGGTGCGGGAAGTTTTGCAAGCAGTGAAGCGCCAAGGCGACAAAGCTGTATTGCATTACACAGCCGAATTCGACAAACAAACCCTGAAAGCAGAAGAACTCCGAGTTACAGGCTCAGAACTAGATGCAGCCTATCAGCAGGTGTCAAAGGAGTTGCTTGATGCAATTCGGCTAGCTTACCGCCAAATTGAAGCGTTTCATCGTCAGCGAGTACCCAAAAGCTGGGTACACTTCGGCGACGATGAAATAGTGCTGGGCAAACGCTACACCCCCGTAGACCGAGCCGGGTTGTATGTGCCTGGTGGTCGCGCCGCCTATCCCAGTACAGTGCTGATGAATGCAATTCCGGCTCATGTTGCTGCTGTACCCCACGTGGTGATGGTAACACCACCAGGTTCAGGGGGTGCTATTAACCCAGCAGTCTTGGTAGCTGCCCAAGAAGCAGGAGTACAAGAAATTTATCGGATTGGAGGCGCACAAGCGATCGCTGCTTTAGCCTATGGCACAGAAACGATTCCGAAAGTGAATGTAATTACTGGGCCTGGTAACATTTATGTCACCTTAGCGAAAAAACTTGTCTACGGCATCGTCGGCATTGATTCTTTGGCAGGTCCTAGCGAAGTGCTGGTGATTGCCGATGAAACGGCAAATCCGGTGCATGTAGCTGCTGACTTGCTGGCCCAAGCCGAACATGATCCAATGGCAGCAGCAATTTTGCTAACCACAGATGCTGCTTTGGCAAAAAACGTGCAATTAGCCTTGGAAAGACAGCTAGTGGATCACCCACGGCGAATAGACACAGAAAAGGCGATCGCTCATTATGGGTTGATTATTCTTGTGGAATCGCTCCAAGCAGCAGCAGAACTCTCAAATGAATTTGCCCCCGAACATCTAGAATTAGAAGTTAAAGACCCTTGGGCACTACTACCACAGATTCGCCACGCTGGGGCAATCTTTTTAGGTTACTCTACACCAGAAGCTGTAGGAGACTATTTGGCAGGCCCTAACCACACCTTGCCAACTTCTGGCGCTGCCCGCTATGCCTCAGCATTAGGGGTTGAAACTTTCCTGAAACACTCCAGTATTATTCAATACTCCCAAGCCGCGCTGCAAAATGTGGCTAGTGCCATTGATGTGCTAGCAACGGCAGAGGGCTTACCTTCCCATGCTGATTCAGTCCGACGCCGAATTCAGCAAGAATAG
- a CDS encoding TatD family hydrolase: MQLIDTHVHLNFDSFQPDLATVRSRWQEAGVVRLVHSCVHPEEFSSIQSIAQEFPEISFAVGLHPLDADKWNNKTAEKIKTLASSDSNVVAIGEMGLDFYKADNYEHQLMVFESQIAIASELNLPVIIHCRDAGAQTREVLQKWQKLKGEKVRGVMHCWGGTPEETQWFLDLGFYISFSGTVTFKNAKAIQSSAAMVSSDRLLIETDCPFLAPVPKRGERRNEPAYVLYVAEQVAKLRQETVEAIAHQTTQNACELFGLSI, encoded by the coding sequence ATGCAACTGATAGACACGCACGTTCATCTCAACTTTGATAGTTTTCAGCCCGATTTAGCAACAGTGCGATCGCGGTGGCAAGAAGCAGGTGTAGTGCGTTTAGTACATTCCTGTGTTCACCCGGAGGAGTTTTCCAGTATTCAATCCATAGCCCAAGAGTTTCCCGAAATCAGCTTTGCCGTGGGATTACATCCTTTAGATGCTGATAAATGGAATAACAAGACAGCCGAAAAAATCAAAACTTTAGCAAGTTCTGACTCGAATGTGGTAGCAATTGGGGAAATGGGGCTGGATTTTTACAAAGCTGATAACTATGAGCATCAGCTCATGGTGTTTGAGTCGCAGATAGCGATCGCATCTGAACTCAACTTACCAGTGATTATCCACTGCCGCGATGCAGGGGCCCAAACTAGAGAAGTGTTGCAAAAATGGCAGAAACTTAAAGGAGAAAAAGTGCGGGGCGTCATGCATTGCTGGGGAGGAACGCCAGAAGAAACTCAATGGTTTCTCGACTTAGGCTTCTACATCAGCTTTAGCGGAACGGTAACGTTCAAAAACGCCAAAGCGATCCAATCCTCAGCTGCGATGGTGAGCAGCGATCGCCTACTGATTGAAACAGACTGCCCATTTCTGGCCCCAGTTCCCAAACGGGGGGAGAGGCGCAACGAGCCTGCCTACGTGCTTTATGTAGCCGAACAAGTAGCTAAACTGCGTCAGGAAACAGTAGAGGCGATCGCCCATCAAACCACCCAGAATGCCTGTGAATTATTCGGTTTGTCAATATAA
- a CDS encoding HlyD family secretion protein: MFIDPQPDFIRLVENDEYLPPISIWTRLGGIFLIGSIGAAFSLASVFKYNIIVKADATVRPTGEIRLVQASAEGTIRSIKVKENQVVKKGDAIAVIDNSELETRKDEILGNIQQNQLQRSQINGQLKALETQVTAESNAMQQAITSAKADLSRNQRDYRDRGITTQTEVDEAEASVALARDKLNRYKGLANTGAIPAAEIKEKEQDFKAALARLERSKIGLNPSDATVAIAQERIAQELTKGKSTLAALNKDRQEIIRRQIEIQNQTSNAQQELKRVFTELQKTVIRTSEAGTILRLELRNTGQVVKAGDVIAQIAPSNAPLVIKARVAASDITKVKVCKVVQVTKCTQGKVQMRLSAYPYPDYGILNGAVRGITADAIIPQSNSNIPAAPYYEITIQPDRFDLIKGNQSYAIQPGMEVTADIISKEETVLTFILRKARLLTDL, translated from the coding sequence ATGTTTATTGACCCCCAACCAGACTTTATCCGCCTAGTCGAAAACGACGAATATCTTCCGCCAATCAGCATATGGACAAGGTTAGGAGGGATATTTTTAATTGGAAGTATTGGCGCTGCCTTCAGCCTTGCTAGTGTCTTTAAATACAACATAATAGTGAAAGCTGATGCTACGGTCCGCCCAACGGGAGAAATCCGGTTAGTGCAAGCATCAGCTGAGGGAACAATCAGAAGCATCAAGGTGAAGGAAAATCAGGTTGTAAAAAAGGGAGATGCGATCGCAGTGATCGACAACTCCGAATTAGAAACTAGAAAAGACGAAATACTCGGAAATATCCAGCAAAATCAGTTACAGCGATCGCAGATAAATGGACAACTAAAAGCCCTAGAAACTCAAGTCACTGCTGAGTCCAATGCAATGCAACAGGCGATCACATCTGCAAAAGCAGACCTGAGTCGCAACCAACGGGACTATCGAGACAGGGGAATTACAACTCAGACAGAAGTGGACGAAGCAGAAGCCTCTGTGGCGTTAGCTAGGGATAAACTGAACCGATATAAGGGGCTAGCTAACACTGGAGCGATCCCTGCTGCCGAAATTAAGGAAAAAGAACAAGATTTTAAAGCTGCACTTGCTAGATTGGAACGTAGCAAAATTGGACTCAATCCCAGTGATGCGACTGTAGCGATCGCCCAAGAACGCATTGCCCAAGAATTGACAAAGGGTAAATCTACCCTAGCGGCATTGAACAAAGACAGACAAGAAATCATCAGGCGTCAAATAGAAATCCAAAACCAAACTAGCAACGCTCAACAAGAACTTAAACGAGTCTTCACGGAACTGCAAAAAACTGTAATTAGAACCTCAGAGGCAGGTACTATTCTGAGACTGGAATTAAGAAATACTGGGCAAGTTGTGAAGGCTGGGGATGTGATCGCTCAAATTGCCCCTAGTAATGCTCCTCTGGTGATCAAAGCCCGTGTTGCCGCTTCTGATATTACCAAGGTAAAAGTATGTAAAGTTGTACAAGTCACAAAATGTACCCAAGGGAAAGTCCAAATGCGGCTTTCTGCCTATCCGTACCCCGATTATGGCATACTCAATGGTGCTGTTAGAGGTATTACTGCCGATGCGATTATACCTCAATCTAACAGTAATATTCCTGCTGCACCTTACTACGAGATCACAATCCAGCCCGATAGATTTGATCTGATTAAGGGCAATCAATCTTATGCTATTCAACCTGGTATGGAAGTTACAGCCGACATTATTTCTAAAGAAGAGACTGTTCTGACATTTATTTTGAGAAAAGCAAGGCTGCTGACAGATTTGTAG
- a CDS encoding Uma2 family endonuclease, with translation MTITTPKLTFEEYLKYDDSTDTRYELVNGELIPMSLGSGQHGAVTEFINSLLSSRNSPAKVGLEF, from the coding sequence ATGACTATAACCACCCCAAAACTAACCTTTGAAGAATACTTGAAATATGATGATAGCACTGATACCCGCTACGAATTGGTGAATGGAGAACTAATTCCCATGAGTCTAGGAAGTGGACAACATGGGGCGGTAACAGAATTTATTAATAGTTTGCTTTCGAGCAGAAATTCTCCGGCTAAAGTTGGATTGGAGTTCTAA
- a CDS encoding peptidase domain-containing ABC transporter, with the protein MKYQVVTQHSEEDCGAACLASVAKHYRRNFTLNRIREAVGTGQLGTTLLGLRRGAEALGFNARSVRASKEILDRMNQAPLPAIIHWKGYHWVVLYGQKGKKYIIADPAYNIRYVSRKELTEAWSDQVMLLLEPDSVRFYAQPDEKVKGLWRFMQRALPYGGIIFEAFLCSIVIGLLSLTSPFLLQILTDDVLVRGDTKLLGGVIIAVVVMNLVSSSLQLVQSNLIAHFAQRIELGLVLEFARKILRLPLAYYESRRSGEIVSRLQDIEQINQLISQTVISLPTQLFIGTISLGFMVFYSWKLTLLAFIIAIVMSLSTVVFLPTLQQKIRSILVLDAENQGILVESFKGALTLKTTTAGPQFWEEFQNRFGRLANKTFSTIQIGIINNIFSGLVYAIGSVSLIGFGSILVISKELSIGQLLAFNGMNGNFLAFIGAVLGFIDEFMRAKTATERLTEVIDSTSETQGDTDKPFAKIPSNANIICTNLNFHYAGRLELLEDFSLLIPGGKVVALIGTSGCGKSSLAKLIAGLYTPNSGNIRIGIYNLQDLALDCLRQQVALVPQDAHFWSRSIIENFRLGSPHLTFEQIVAACQIAEADDFISKLPEKYQTVLGEFGSNISGGQRQRLALARAIVNDPPILILDESTAGLDPVSEAQVLDQLLLQRQGKTTILISHRPRVINRADWIVVLNQGKLQIQGTVEDLRSQPGDHLYFLNP; encoded by the coding sequence ATGAAATACCAAGTTGTTACACAACATAGTGAAGAAGATTGTGGAGCTGCTTGTCTTGCTTCGGTTGCCAAACATTATCGGCGTAACTTTACACTAAATCGCATCCGGGAAGCAGTAGGCACCGGGCAACTTGGAACAACATTGTTGGGATTGAGGCGGGGAGCCGAGGCACTTGGTTTCAATGCGCGTTCGGTCAGGGCATCAAAAGAAATATTAGACCGAATGAACCAAGCACCACTGCCAGCAATCATTCACTGGAAAGGCTACCACTGGGTTGTTTTGTATGGTCAGAAAGGCAAAAAATATATAATTGCCGACCCAGCCTATAACATCCGTTATGTCTCTAGAAAAGAATTAACGGAGGCATGGTCAGATCAAGTGATGCTTTTACTAGAGCCAGATTCGGTTCGCTTTTATGCTCAACCGGATGAGAAAGTCAAGGGTCTTTGGCGCTTTATGCAGCGTGCATTGCCTTATGGAGGCATAATATTCGAGGCTTTTCTCTGCTCTATAGTTATCGGTCTGCTTTCATTAACGTCTCCTTTCCTGCTTCAAATTCTAACGGATGATGTACTAGTTCGAGGTGATACCAAGCTTCTTGGTGGTGTGATTATTGCGGTTGTGGTAATGAATTTGGTGTCAAGTAGTCTGCAACTAGTTCAATCTAACCTGATTGCCCATTTTGCCCAACGGATTGAGTTAGGGCTAGTTCTGGAATTTGCTAGGAAAATTCTGCGGTTACCTCTGGCTTACTATGAATCACGTCGCAGTGGCGAGATTGTTAGCAGATTGCAAGATATTGAACAAATTAATCAGCTAATTTCTCAAACAGTTATCAGTCTGCCTACCCAATTGTTTATCGGAACGATTTCTTTGGGTTTCATGGTGTTCTATAGCTGGAAACTCACCTTGCTTGCCTTCATTATTGCGATTGTCATGAGTTTATCTACGGTTGTGTTTCTACCCACACTTCAACAAAAAATCAGAAGTATATTGGTCTTAGACGCAGAAAACCAGGGCATTCTCGTTGAAAGCTTTAAAGGCGCGCTGACACTCAAAACTACTACTGCTGGTCCTCAATTTTGGGAAGAATTTCAGAACAGATTTGGTCGGCTAGCAAACAAAACATTTAGCACAATTCAGATTGGAATTATTAACAACATCTTTTCTGGGTTAGTTTATGCTATTGGCAGCGTTAGTTTAATTGGTTTCGGCAGCATCCTAGTTATTAGTAAGGAACTCAGCATTGGTCAACTGCTGGCATTTAACGGGATGAATGGGAATTTTTTGGCATTCATCGGTGCTGTGCTTGGATTTATAGATGAATTCATGCGTGCCAAAACTGCCACCGAACGCTTAACAGAAGTTATCGATTCCACATCTGAAACTCAAGGTGATACTGACAAACCCTTTGCTAAAATTCCTAGTAATGCAAATATTATTTGCACAAATCTAAACTTTCACTATGCCGGCAGGCTAGAGCTATTGGAAGATTTTTCCCTTTTGATTCCTGGCGGTAAAGTTGTTGCCCTCATTGGTACATCCGGCTGTGGAAAAAGTTCTCTCGCTAAACTGATTGCTGGATTATATACACCTAATTCTGGCAACATTCGCATTGGGATTTATAATCTGCAAGACTTAGCCCTTGATTGTTTGCGGCAACAAGTTGCTCTCGTTCCTCAAGATGCTCATTTTTGGAGTCGCTCAATTATTGAAAACTTCCGCTTAGGTTCTCCTCACCTCACCTTCGAGCAAATTGTCGCCGCTTGCCAAATTGCTGAGGCAGACGATTTTATTAGTAAACTACCTGAAAAATATCAAACTGTATTAGGTGAATTTGGGTCAAATATTTCTGGGGGACAACGGCAAAGACTGGCTCTAGCAAGAGCCATCGTTAACGATCCACCAATCCTGATTTTAGATGAATCAACTGCTGGACTCGATCCAGTTAGTGAAGCTCAAGTTTTAGATCAACTGTTGTTGCAGCGCCAAGGTAAAACCACGATCTTGATTAGCCACCGTCCTAGAGTAATCAACCGTGCTGATTGGATCGTGGTACTAAATCAAGGCAAGTTACAAATTCAGGGGACTGTGGAAGATTTGCGATCGCAACCTGGTGACCATTTATATTTTCTCAACCCTTAA
- the rpsT gene encoding 30S ribosomal protein S20 encodes MANTKSALKRAEIAERNRLRNKAYKSAVKTLMKKYLNAVAAYTANPTPELKQEAQDRLSEAYGKIDKAIKRGVLHPNNGARKKSRLAHRLKPLTQIVE; translated from the coding sequence GTGGCGAATACAAAGTCTGCTCTCAAGCGTGCCGAAATCGCAGAACGTAACCGACTGCGTAATAAAGCTTACAAATCAGCAGTAAAGACACTGATGAAGAAATACTTGAATGCTGTAGCTGCCTATACAGCTAATCCTACCCCAGAATTAAAACAAGAAGCACAGGATCGGTTATCAGAGGCTTACGGTAAAATCGATAAAGCGATCAAACGGGGTGTCCTTCACCCTAACAATGGGGCAAGGAAAAAGTCAAGATTGGCTCACAGACTAAAACCCCTCACACAAATAGTTGAGTAG
- a CDS encoding Uma2 family endonuclease, translating into MVIGVRSPRAGRWDTSTIPDVVVIPLPQWRELRNRQAVIELNESPPLLLVEVVSESTKTVDYRAKRVKYNVLNILEYWIVDPLTNKVTVFRLIEELYEPVEFFGTDRIQSQIFPKLELTVEQVLSAED; encoded by the coding sequence ATGGTTATTGGTGTTCGTTCCCCCCGTGCTGGTAGATGGGATACATCGACAATTCCAGATGTCGTTGTGATTCCATTGCCTCAGTGGCGGGAGTTAAGAAACCGACAAGCAGTTATTGAACTCAACGAATCACCTCCTTTGTTACTGGTAGAAGTCGTCAGCGAATCAACAAAGACCGTAGACTATCGAGCCAAGCGAGTTAAGTATAACGTTCTAAATATTCTAGAATATTGGATTGTCGATCCATTAACGAATAAAGTGACTGTCTTCAGATTGATTGAAGAACTATACGAACCAGTAGAGTTTTTTGGTACTGATCGCATTCAGTCTCAAATTTTTCCAAAGTTAGAATTAACAGTTGAGCAAGTGCTATCTGCCGAAGATTAA
- the rpoB gene encoding DNA-directed RNA polymerase subunit beta gives MTKETYMEPAFLLPDLIEIQRSSFRWFLEEGLIEELNSFSPITDYTGKLELHFLGHNYKLKEPKYSVEEAKRRDSTYAVQMYVPTRLINKETGEIKEQEVFIGDLPLMTDRGTFIINGAERVIVNQIVRSPGVYYKSEIDKNGRRTYSASLIPNRGAWLKFETDRNDLVWVRIDKTRKLSAQVLLKALGLSDNEIFDALRHPEYFQKTIEKEGQFSEEEALMELYRKLRPGEPPTVLGGQQLLDSRFFDPKRYDLGRVGRYKLNKKLRLSVPDTMRVLTAGDILAAVDYLINLEYDIGNIDDIDHLGNRRVRSVGELLQNQVRVGLNRLERIIRERMTVSDAEVLTPASLVNPKPLVAAIKEFFGSSQLSQFMDQTNPLAELTHKRRLSALGPGGLTRERAGFAVRDIHPSHYGRICPIETPEGPNAGLIGSLATHARVNLYGFLETPFRPVENGRVRFDLPPAYMTADEEDDLRVAPGDIPVDETGHIIGPQVPVRYRQEFSTTTPEQVDYVAVSPVQIVSVATSMIPFLEHDDANRALMGSNMQRQAVPLLKPERPLVGTGLEAQGARDSGMVVVSRTDGDVTYVDATEIRVRPKAATPEIKYTLSKYQRSNQDTCLNQKPLVRIGERVVAGQVLADGSSTEGGELALGQNIVVAYMPWEGYNYEDAILISERLVQDDVYTSIHIEKYEIEARQTKLGPEEITREIPNVGEDALRQLDEQGIIRIGAWVEAGDILVGKVTPKGESDQPPEEKLLRAIFGEKARDVRDNSLRVPNGEKGRVVDVRLFTREQGDELPPGANMVVRVYVAQKRKIQVGDKMAGRHGNKGIISRILPAEDMPYLPDGSPVDIVLNPLGVPSRMNVGQVFECLLGWAGQTLGVRFKITPFDEMYGEESSRRIVHGKLQEARDETGKDWVYNPDNPGKIMVYDGRTGEPFDRAITIGVAYMLKLVHLVDDKIHARSTGPYSLVTQQPLGGKAQQGGQRFGEMEVWALEAFGAAYTLQELLTVKSDDMQGRNEALNAIVKGKAIPRPGTPESFKVLMRELQSLGLDIAVHKVETQADGSSLDVEVDLMADQSARRTPPRPTYESLSRESLEDDE, from the coding sequence ATGACTAAAGAAACATATATGGAACCCGCCTTTCTGTTGCCCGACTTGATTGAAATCCAGCGGTCAAGCTTTCGCTGGTTTTTGGAAGAAGGGCTGATAGAAGAACTTAACTCCTTTAGTCCTATTACAGATTATACGGGCAAACTAGAACTGCACTTTTTGGGTCATAACTACAAACTCAAGGAGCCAAAGTACAGCGTCGAAGAAGCCAAACGGCGGGACAGTACCTATGCCGTTCAAATGTATGTCCCTACACGGCTGATTAACAAAGAAACAGGGGAGATCAAAGAGCAAGAGGTATTTATTGGGGATTTGCCTTTGATGACCGATCGCGGCACGTTTATTATTAACGGAGCCGAACGGGTAATTGTCAACCAAATAGTGCGATCGCCAGGGGTTTATTACAAATCAGAAATAGACAAAAACGGGCGACGTACTTATTCAGCTAGCTTAATTCCCAACCGGGGAGCATGGCTGAAATTTGAAACAGACCGTAACGATTTGGTGTGGGTACGCATCGACAAAACCCGTAAACTCTCAGCGCAGGTACTACTAAAAGCTTTAGGGTTATCAGACAACGAAATCTTTGACGCTTTACGCCACCCCGAATATTTCCAAAAAACCATCGAAAAAGAAGGGCAATTCTCTGAAGAAGAAGCCCTGATGGAGTTATATCGCAAACTCCGTCCTGGTGAACCACCTACAGTATTAGGTGGACAACAGCTCTTAGACTCCCGATTCTTTGACCCGAAACGTTATGACCTTGGTCGCGTTGGACGGTACAAACTCAACAAGAAATTGCGCCTTTCTGTCCCCGACACAATGCGGGTATTGACTGCTGGCGATATTTTGGCAGCTGTAGATTACCTAATTAACCTAGAATATGACATTGGTAACATCGATGACATTGACCACTTAGGGAACCGTCGGGTGAGAAGCGTCGGTGAATTGCTGCAAAACCAAGTGCGGGTGGGCTTAAACCGTTTAGAGAGAATCATTCGGGAACGGATGACCGTATCCGATGCTGAAGTGCTAACCCCAGCTTCCTTGGTGAACCCCAAACCACTGGTAGCAGCAATTAAAGAATTCTTTGGTTCTAGCCAGTTAAGTCAGTTCATGGATCAAACCAATCCTCTGGCAGAACTGACCCACAAACGCCGTCTAAGTGCCCTTGGCCCTGGTGGTTTAACCCGCGAACGCGCTGGGTTTGCTGTACGGGATATTCATCCTAGTCACTATGGACGCATTTGCCCCATTGAGACACCAGAAGGCCCCAACGCCGGGTTGATTGGCTCCTTAGCAACCCATGCACGGGTGAACCTGTATGGCTTCTTAGAAACGCCATTTAGACCTGTGGAAAATGGGCGAGTCAGATTTGATCTGCCTCCAGCCTACATGACAGCCGATGAAGAAGACGACCTGCGGGTTGCTCCTGGAGATATTCCTGTAGATGAAACCGGGCATATTATTGGGCCGCAAGTGCCAGTCCGCTATCGCCAAGAATTTTCCACCACAACACCAGAACAGGTGGACTACGTAGCGGTATCTCCCGTCCAGATTGTGTCGGTAGCGACCAGCATGATTCCCTTTTTGGAGCATGATGACGCTAACCGAGCGCTGATGGGGTCGAACATGCAACGGCAAGCAGTACCTCTGCTCAAGCCAGAGCGTCCTCTGGTGGGTACAGGTTTGGAAGCGCAAGGAGCAAGAGACTCTGGGATGGTGGTTGTATCGCGCACCGATGGCGATGTCACCTATGTAGATGCCACAGAAATTCGTGTGCGTCCGAAAGCAGCAACCCCCGAAATTAAATACACCCTTTCCAAGTACCAACGTTCCAACCAAGATACCTGTTTAAATCAGAAACCTCTCGTCCGCATTGGTGAACGTGTTGTTGCTGGTCAAGTGCTGGCTGATGGCTCCTCCACCGAAGGCGGTGAATTGGCGCTAGGACAAAATATTGTAGTTGCCTATATGCCTTGGGAAGGCTACAACTACGAAGATGCGATTTTAATCTCTGAAAGACTGGTGCAGGATGATGTCTACACCTCAATTCACATTGAAAAATATGAAATTGAAGCTAGACAGACGAAACTCGGACCAGAAGAAATCACCAGAGAAATTCCCAACGTCGGGGAAGATGCTTTGCGTCAATTGGATGAACAGGGAATCATTCGCATTGGGGCATGGGTAGAAGCTGGAGATATCTTGGTAGGAAAAGTCACGCCCAAAGGAGAATCTGACCAACCGCCAGAAGAAAAACTGTTGCGGGCCATCTTCGGTGAAAAAGCACGGGATGTGCGGGACAATTCCCTGCGAGTCCCTAACGGTGAAAAAGGACGGGTAGTTGACGTGCGCTTATTTACCCGTGAACAAGGCGATGAACTGCCACCGGGAGCCAATATGGTAGTCCGGGTATATGTCGCCCAAAAGCGCAAGATCCAAGTTGGTGACAAAATGGCAGGACGCCACGGTAATAAAGGGATTATTTCTCGGATATTGCCAGCGGAAGATATGCCTTATTTGCCCGATGGTTCACCAGTAGACATTGTACTTAACCCCTTGGGTGTACCCAGTCGGATGAACGTCGGACAAGTATTTGAGTGCTTATTAGGTTGGGCTGGTCAAACCTTGGGAGTACGATTTAAGATTACTCCCTTTGACGAAATGTACGGTGAAGAGTCATCTCGCCGAATCGTGCATGGCAAATTGCAAGAAGCACGAGACGAAACAGGGAAAGACTGGGTATATAACCCAGATAACCCAGGCAAAATCATGGTGTATGACGGTCGTACAGGTGAACCCTTTGACCGAGCAATTACCATCGGTGTAGCTTACATGCTGAAGCTGGTGCATTTGGTAGACGATAAGATTCACGCCCGTTCCACAGGCCCATACTCACTGGTGACTCAGCAACCCTTGGGTGGAAAAGCACAACAAGGTGGTCAGCGGTTTGGGGAAATGGAAGTGTGGGCATTGGAAGCCTTTGGTGCCGCTTACACCTTACAGGAATTGCTCACAGTTAAATCTGACGATATGCAAGGACGGAATGAAGCGTTAAATGCGATCGTAAAAGGTAAGGCAATTCCTCGACCTGGAACCCCAGAGTCCTTTAAGGTGCTAATGCGCGAGTTGCAATCATTGGGGTTAGACATTGCCGTACACAAGGTAGAAACCCAAGCAGATGGCAGTTCCCTAGATGTGGAAGTCGATTTAATGGCAGACCAATCAGCTCGTCGCACACCTCCTCGACCCACCTATGAATCTCTCTCCCGCGAATCGCTGGAAGATGACGAATAG
- a CDS encoding universal stress protein, giving the protein MLKNILVALDGSEIAERVIQTLDNLALSKDAKIILCHVFPTPESEMELPADRPQPESPTFSYFHIEKQLQSYQEKLSVTCKLELVTGDPAEEIIRLANIHKTDLIIIGSRGLIGMKRIVQGSVSSQVVEEANCSVLVVKPR; this is encoded by the coding sequence GTGCTAAAGAATATTTTGGTAGCTCTGGACGGTTCGGAAATTGCAGAACGAGTAATTCAGACTTTAGATAATTTGGCGTTGTCAAAAGATGCCAAAATTATTCTGTGTCATGTGTTTCCCACGCCAGAGTCAGAGATGGAACTACCCGCTGATCGTCCTCAGCCAGAGTCCCCAACATTTTCTTATTTTCATATTGAAAAACAATTGCAATCCTATCAGGAAAAGTTATCAGTCACTTGTAAGTTAGAACTGGTAACTGGTGATCCTGCCGAAGAGATTATTCGCCTTGCCAATATTCACAAAACTGACTTGATTATAATTGGCAGTCGTGGGTTGATTGGGATGAAGCGAATTGTCCAAGGTTCTGTTAGCAGTCAAGTTGTGGAAGAGGCTAATTGTTCGGTGTTGGTGGTAAAGCCAAGGTAA